Genomic window (Rosa chinensis cultivar Old Blush chromosome 6, RchiOBHm-V2, whole genome shotgun sequence):
GGGTCGTACCTACAATCTCTGAGTTTTGGCATGAATACTCCAATGTTGTCTCTGTTTACGTGATTGATGCGGATGACTGGAGGTACCCGTTGATTGATTACCTTGAGCGAAATAAGTTGTCTGATGACCCAAAGCAACGCTTGGACATAAGACGAAGAGTATCACGCTTCTTCTACTATAAGGAGACTCTTTATCGACGATCATTCGATGGATTGCTTCTTAGATGTCTGGGGAAAGAAGAAGCTGCTAAGGCTATGGAGGAAGCTCATTCAGGAGTATGCAGAGCTCACCAGTCAGGTCCTAAACTCCATTTTCAAGTGAAGAGGATGGGTTACTATTGGCCCACTATGGTTAAAGATTGCATGGAGTATGCACAAAGGTGTCAGGCTTGCCAGTTTCATGCAAACTTCATCCATCAACCACTAGAGCCACTGCATCCAACGATTGCTTCCTACCCCTTCGATGTGTGGGGACTTGATGCTGTTGGGCCCATAACTCCGAAATCctccgccagtcactcatacatTCTAGCGGCTACGGATTCCTTTTCAAAATGGGCAGAGGCGGTACCgcttaaagaaataaagaaagaaaatgttgtagacTTCATCAAAGGGAATATCATTCAACGATATGGTGTTCCTCGCtgcatcatcacagacaatgccAAGTACTTTTCCAATAGTGCCATGGAGAAACTCTGTGAGAAATTTCACTTCAAGTTACACTTTTCTTCTATGTACAACGCCCCGGCAAATGGGTTGGCTGAAGCATTCAACAAGacattgtgtaacattttgaagaaagttgtcagcaaaacaaaaagggattgGCATGAAAGAATGGGCGAGGCGCTCTGGGCCTATAGAACGACATATCGAACTCCCACGAAAGCTACACCTTACTCCCTTGTATATGGTGTTGAAGCTGTCTTACCCTTGGAGAAACAAATTCCATCTCTGAGGATTGCTTTGCAAGAAAGGTTGACTGATGAAGAGAATGCCAAGTTACGGCTTCAAGAGTTGGAAGCCTTAGATGAAAAGAGACTTGATGCGCAGCAGCACTTGGAATGCTATCAAGCTAGAATGTCGCGAGCTTTCAACAAAGGGGTTCGACCTCGATCTTTCCAAGTTGGTGACCTGGTGCTCGTCGTGCGCAGACCTATCATCATGACACACAAGACTGGTCCTAAGTTCAAGTCAAAGTGGGATGGACCTTATGTCGTCAGCGAAGTCTACACCAATGGAGCCTACAAAATTGTGGCTGAGGATGGCCTGAAAGTTGGTCCCATAAATGGAAAGTTCCTGAAGAGGTACTACGCTTGAAGAAAGCAAGAAGCCGCTCCTAGCCAGCATGAGCCTAAACTGCACatggcaccaaaaaaaaaaaaaaaaaaaaaagggtagaGTCCGTTGAGTTGAAAACCCAAAAGGGcggctcaagcaaaaaaaaaaggaccaaaaaaaaaaaaaactcacttcATCCATAAACCCTTGAACTACGTGATGACTTGATTCCTTCATTGGAAGGATACGTAGGCAGCTTGGGAATAACAATCTCGAGTTCagtcaaatcaaataaaaataaagggtttGTTTACTATTCAAGAAGTAAATAAGTAgaaaagtacttattttttataataagtTATGACTGTCAAAATTTGACTTATTACAAATgataaaggaaaatgaaaaaaaaatcatcagaaGTTACAAATGGAGAACAGCTCTTCACACCCAAGTCAAACCCTTGAAGCTATTGCGGTGGTTCTCAAAAGTATCTCGCAATGATTTTGTCGTCTCAAGCTCTGCAGTGGTCACCTCGGGGGTCTCTTGGATTTGAGTCTCCTCTTTTTTTAGGTCGACAAGCTTCTTCTCCTGTAGTAGAAGTCTCTCGTCTAGTAAAGTCACTGTTTGCTCCAATTTTCGTTGCTCCTCCTTTAATTTCTCCAAAGACTTGAGTGTAGATTGACGATGATCAGAGTCAGCTTGACGAATTGAAGTGACCTTCGCAATTTCTGACTTTGTGTCAGCCAGACGTTGAATACGTGTGCCTGGAGTAGCCTTGCGTGAACAAGAAAGTCGTGCCAAGTTGTATTGGTCAGCACTATTCAACAATCCTTCAACTTTTCCCCTTACGGATGAAGGATCAATCCCATAATGGCTAAGCTCAGCTATCAGCTTGTCAAGTTCCCCCTTGCTGGAAAGAATGGTCTTGGAGGAGTGCTTCATTATCATATCTTCAATTTGTTCACAAACTGCAGTAGCAGCTTGTTGACGAATATCACGAAGTCTTTGGCTGGCATCTATAATAGCAGCTCCACCAAGAGAGGCCTCAGAAAAGGCTATGGTGTTCAGAGGCTTAGGAGGACGCACCATGGTAAGTGGACCTGTACATATAtcattagttaaaaaaaaaaaaggggcttaAAGTGCAATGAAAATACACAAGAGTTAAGAATTGTACCTGTAGGGTCAATTTGCTGTGAGTCATTCTTTGCATTGGATTTTCCTTTCGTGGGTAAAGCGTAAGCCTCAAGTTCCGCTGCAGAAGGAACACGTATAGGGTCTAAAGGGGCGTCATCGTTTCCCCAAAGTGAATGACCATCAATCTCTGCACCCTAAAAAGATGGGAAAAGAACAATTCAAGTTCCAAGAAaaccacaaaaagaaaaaaaaaatctctgacGCAAGTCTAAAAAAGTTACCTCATTTCGTTGCAGCATCGGTTGCGAAGAAGTTGAAATGTCACCAAGAAAGTCAGTATTCAGAGTGAACTCAGCATTGGGGTCACAATAAATAGGGCCAAGACTGGTGTCAGTTTTTCGACGCTTAAAGTGCACTTCACTATCATTGCTACCGCTGCTTCCACTACGCCTTCTTTCTTTGATGACAGGTCTTTTCAGCTTAAGTGGACGGATGAAAGCGGCGTGAGAATCTAAAGAGTCTCCATCATCTTCTAGAATGTCGACTGGATGAGCCTGACGGTCCTTATCTGGGAGCGAAGCCCTATCAGGAAGCACATGGACGTTAGTGCTACATTCGACTTCACAAGCAATCATATTCTGGCGACGAGGCGCAGCTCGGTTGACGTCCttgtcttcttttgctttcagaGGCTTGTGCAGGGTTCTACTAGTAGGCGCTACTCTCGTTGTCTTCACTGGTGTAGAATGATACACTTTAGACCACCAATCAACATAGTCTCGGGTAACCATATACTCTGTGATAGCACTCTGGATCGGCAACGTTACCTCACAGTTAGTGTCTATTCTAGTGCAAGAATCCCAATGCAAGTAAATCAGAGCCAGTACGCAGGTGCGAATGTCATTCTTAAGGCTGTCaggaatgtcttggacataaccaaacTGTCGACTAAACCGATGTGGACTGTATGGCTGAACGACTCGTCGGTTATCCTGCCTTAGAGAAAGGTACCCGGATCGAAGGCTGATAAGATATATCAAGTCTAAATGGGAGATGTTACTGCGGTTGATAATCACTCTGCTCTCTGAAAATACCCTGGCAAATACACCCATCTTCACATTATCACATGTGTCGAACAAAGAAAGAGCCTGTGAGTCTCCAAAATGCCTAGCTGAAAGTTCTCCAGAGAAGCGAACCATACGGGGCCTTAGGTCGTTGGGAAGTGGAGACTGAAAGTGGGTGCCGAAGTACTCTGCTAGCCATGcataaatataatgaaaaggaaGAGCAGCCGAGCAATTACCTGGATCGCTGGAAACAGAAAGCTCGTTCAAACCCTGATAGATGCTGGCCAGCACTGGTACCGCTAGGCAAAACTGTACACCCTGTGACATTTTGCTGGCGACTTTGAATACTCCTGGACGAATCAAGCCGGTGTTGTCTCCAAGTAAAACAAACAGGCACAACCAACAAGCAAGAAAAGCGGCCAAGTAGGTGGGCTCTATATCTTCACCTTCTACGCCTAAGTCCTCAAAGACTGCGAGGTCTGCAGAAGTACGTTGTCGGATCTCATGGATCCTGCCAGATGGATTAAACACATTCTGGGGCGGATCTCTTTTGTTCCTGGTGCTTTTGTTTGGAGGCCTCTTATAGCGCAAATCTCCTCTATACCAATATCGTATCCAGGAAGTTATTTTCACCTTCTGCCCTTGGCCTTCTTTGGAGAGCTTATGGTAGGAGAGAAACAAATAACGGCAGCTCTGTTGACTCCCTTTGCTCGTTGCAGAAAGCTCTTCAGCAGCTGGGACAACCTCATCATAGAATCGTCCGGAAATGGGCAAACCTCCAAGTTGGTCCAAATCCCAGAGGGAGATAGACATTTCCCCGCTAGAAGTGTGGAGGGTATTCGTCGTGGGACACCAGCACTCGCAGAAGGCCCGTATGACAGGTGCAACACGGTCATAGCTGAACAGTGAGGCGAATATAGCTCGATAGAGGCCAGTCTCCCGGGTAAGCTTGACATTCCTGCTTAAGATATCTTCTACCCATTCCCAGTAGAACTCTGTGTAAGAGAAGCTTCCATTTGCGCGAAATGCATTGCTCCACTTCAATGAATCATTGCGTACACGATTGTTGAGAAGCGTGAATGGGACTTGAGGAGTGTTCTGATCATGATGCGAAGACTTAAGCAACAGCACGTGCGAGTTTTGTTGGTCTCTGCCAGATCTCGGTTGTCAGAACATAGCTAGCTGGCGAGGTACCACATGAGTCCACTGAAGGATGTGAGCAGAAGGGTCATAAGGAGGGACATCGATTGCTTGAGGCCCAGTCAACAATGGATACACCTGCAGAGTAGTGCCATCACTCTGAGCGTCCTCCGGATCGTCGAGGATGGTGATTGTTCCTTTCTTGAAGCACTTGAAGAAAGCCATGGCCGCAAATGGTTGAGAAGCGCGATCGCGAGTGTCTGAAGGTGTACGCAAAGCTTAACCGCTTTTGATGGACCCTACCACGTACaaaagtggaggaatccaagcgtttaggacgtccgCGTTCTTCTCTCCGTGAGCCGCTAAATACGCGAAGCCTAATTGCTTTtggtggaccctaccacgcacaaatgtggaggaatccaagcgtttaggacgtcTGCGTTCTTCTCTCGATGAGCCACCAAACACGCAAAGCCTAATTGCTTTTGGCGGACCCTGCCACCCACAAAAGGGGAGGAATCCAAGCGCTTAGGTCGTCTGCGTTCTTCAATGATCGCCAAAACCCTACAAAAAaaagcaatatatatattgacatacATATGAAGCTTTGCGACATTAAAAGAGTGATGccatgaaaaaggaaaaatatatatatacatatatatatatatatataatcatgcaagaagaagaaaagaatatatCATGGAATTATGTTTTGATTGGGTCAAGGCAGGTTGTGAGAATAATAAGACAAGGAACAGAAAGTCATACCTCAGTCTTTATAATTTGCAGAGCCCAAAGCAAGAAATTAGCAGCAGCAAGTAGGAAATAAAGAAGGCAGGAATGGGCTCATCAATTGTCACCAAAgcgctgaaaaaaaaaaaaaaaaaaaaaacatttaaaacaatTTTCAGAATGCATGTACTTTCTATGcggcataaaaaaaaaagcaatgacGTCATGTGAAAAGAAAGTGATGGCATGTGAACAGATCATACTTTTGGttgttatcaaaaaaaaaagaaaaaaaaaaagggcaacgGCTTCATgactcaaaagaaaagaaaaatgtgggCGCACAGcatgatttaaaaaaaattcatgttttGAACTCAgactaaccaaaaaaaaaatcatcaatatGGCCACATTGTCAGGACGTGAGGCATGTAAGCAAGAATGATTGAGGTCTGATAAAAAATGGTCAAGATCATGCTTTCTGTTGTGATcgaaaatatgtatatatatgttgcaATAGGCTGCGTGTGCATATGTGTGTATgtgcacatatatataatatatataaagcaTGAATCATGGAATTATGTCAGAAGGTAACATGCAATCATGAATGAGTCCCAAAGCTttgccgaaaaaaaaaaaaaaaattatcatgctGGCTGCACATACATATAATATGTTCATGTGTCAGAAGGAAGAGTGCTGGACATTGTCCAATGACCTATACTCATAAACAATGATACAATAAATGGGTCCTTATGCTTCGGTCCTCTTGGTCATCAATTCACAGCCAAGGAATTGGAATCATGCTTTGGGTTGTTTGGGACTACACATGCTtacatgtacatatatatacacactatCAGAGCacgatttatatatatatatatatatatatatatatcattcatCAGAAAGCCGTACCTTAGTCATTGAATATagcatgatatatatatatatatatatatatatattgtcagaTTGAGAGCCATACCTTAGTCTCCTCTATGTGGTAACGACACACGAAGCCATAGGCAAAGAACCAAGTTGCAGCGAACCCTGtcagtaaacaaaaaaaaaggaaccaaAGTCAGCACAATGCCACAGACATATCAATTAATAATGAAGAAACAAGTAGTGAcagagaaaaaaacaaaaaaaaaaaaaaaaaaaacctttgctTGATGATCTTCTGCAAGACTGCAACACAAGGACAAAAGGCAACAAAAGTAAGAAAGTTGAGAGCTAGCAGCCAAGTCGTATGTGTTCAGAATACAAAGGAGGCCGTCCCTTTAAATTAACAGGCTAGGGTTTCtcacttcattaatttcctagttGAGACTAGAAAAATATGGCAGAAATCTTAAATTTTCTGCTATATATGGCAATAATATTTTGAGTGCAGAAATTTTGTGAATAAATGTTTTATtctgaaaaaaaattaaggatTTATTCTGTAAATATTCTTATATTATGGGCTTTGTCACATGCCCATTTGAAGTCCTTGCcatatttacaaaattaaatcCTGATTGCGAGAGAAACTCTACAAAAACATTTCAGGAGAATCTCTAAGAAATTAAATCAAGATTCCAAAGGAATCTCTACAACTTCGGAGCTCTAGAAGTGGTTACAAGTGAAGCAAAGTGCCGCGTCaagctatgaaaaaaaaaaaaaaagtcaaattcaaACTTCAAGTCACACCTCCAAACGTGACGACATGTTTACGGCGCATCTTGAAGTGGGGGCATTTGTAGACaccaaaatttaatgaaaataaattcattaaataattgggtcaacactcaaaattatgactgaacaaatttagtctgcatgtgggtcccacaaaatgtccacgtggcttgtgagtcagcaaaatcacatagactcagagaatgacacttggcgacacatgaaaggcccgacgacaataaatgaatttgctccggctaaatcaattgatattaaagcagatcaatcaaattaaataaattgatttcaagtcaaatcaagtattaaatctcgtctgctgattagatatcaatttataatcaagacgacaatcagtcatcaaattaatttGCTGATTCCTtaaatagtcgtgattaaatcagctAATTAACGCTGATTAATCTGATTACGtaattaaggaaaatacaattaattacgtgtcatcaaggcattccaaattgGAAGAGACGCCGACTCTATAAATACTccttctcaaatcaagagaaggacttcagccagaaaaaggagaaaatactctcaaaattcctgaagcctcccaagctcgtctgaagaaccctcaagctgccaaatagccggttcatcatcaacctcaagccaaagcactcgtcacgtgtcgactctcgtgaccatcttccaactcaagatcaagcgtcaagcccttgagtgaaattcatcgtcggagatcaaatcagaggattaccaaagattgtaacccgcacttgaattaataaatatattatttttgtacacgtgtctgcatcTTATTTGCTTTCAGATTTCCGTGTTTACAGGTTCAGCCGGAGATAGTGAGCTGTCAGATGGTGAAGTACGCGTCGAAGTTGAGCCGCGAGTCGATTATTGACATTGAAGGGATTGTGTCTAAACCTGATATGGCAATTGCAGGCGCTTCACAGCAGGTGGATGTGCAAGTTAGAAAGTTGTACTGTATAAGTAGGGCTGCTGTTTTACCTATTGAAATTGAGAATGCTGCTCGAAGTGAAAAACCTAATGAGGATGGACAGAATACTCGCTTGAATAACCGAGTACTTGACTTGCGAACAGCGGCCAACCTGGGGATTTTCCGAATCCAGAGTCAAGTTGGAACTATCTTCAGGCAGTTCTTGCTGTCCGAAGGGTTTGTTGAAATCCATACACCAAAACTGATCGCTGGTTCAAGTGAAGGTGGGGCTTCGGTGTTTAAACTAGACTACGTGAAGGGGCAACCTGCCTGCCTTGCCCAGTCACCGCAGCTCCACAAGCAGATGTCCATCTGTGCTGACTTTGGTCGTGTTTTCGAGGTTGGTTCTGTTTTCAGAGCTGAGAACTCTGATACACATAGGCATCTATGTGAGTTCACTGGTCTCGATATTGAGATGGAGATTGAGTGGAGCTATTGTGAGGTTATGGATATTGTAAACAGTTTGTTTGTCAATATGTTtgactatttgaacaaaaattgtgAGAAGGAACTTGAAGCTGTACGAAGGCAGTATCCCTTCGAACCATTAAAGTACTTGCCTGAGACTCTACGTCTCACCTTCGCGGAAGGTGTTCAAATGCTAAAGGATGCCGGTGTGGAAGTTGATCCTATGGGGGACTTGGATACtaaaaaagagaggaagttGGGCCAAATAGTTTTGGAGAAATATGGCACTGAGTTCTACATACTTCACCGCTATCCGTTGGCTGTGAGGCCTTTCTATACCATGCCTTGCGACGATAATCCTGAATACAGCAATTCGTTTGACGTCTTCATTCGAGGTGAGGAGATTATATCAGGGGCACAACGTATCCATGTACCAGAATTATTGGTCGAACGTGCTTCAGCACGTGGAATTGAAGTAGAGACAATATCAACATATATTGATTCCTTCAGATATGGTGCACCTCCCCATGGTGGATTTGGAGTAGGGCTGGAGCGTGTTGTGATGCTCTTCTGTGGTTTGAATAACATCCACAAAACATCTTTATTCCCGCGTGATCCAGACCGGCTAGCGCCTTGATTTCTTCAGTCAGATTAGCAAACAATTAGCAGCTTCCGATTTAGCTTATTGAATTGGGTGCTTTATTTTGTAACTCAGAATTGTGATGGCTACTTTGAGATTATGAGTCTATGACTAATGAAATGGTTCCATAATTATTAATTACCTTGTTTTCATTCTCACACGCGCCGAGGTACTCCTCTATGAATCACTAGGGTTccccttttcaatttcacttcgcTCGATATGGATTGAATGATTGATTGATCATGTGTTTACTGTGATAATTCGTCTTCATCGATCGAAGTTGTGGTTGCTGATGAACTAGGATTATTTGCTTAGGAATTCCAATTTGATTCAGTAGGGTTTCACTGTCCGATTAGCGTTGACTGGATAATAGGTGTCGATGTGTTTAGTGAGAAATTCGTATTTGCTGTAAGTGTTAATTGGTTTAtggttgatgatgaagaagCAGGATTATATATTTGCTTTATGCTCTCTTGAAATTTTAGAATATTTACTTGTTTTTGTAGAAACTGTACTGTTGGATTAAACATGGCATGAGCAGTTTTGAGTTTGGCTGTGCTGATGAAACATCAACTCTTGGTGCATGTGGACTTCTCGACAGGGTACGTCAGTGGAGATTCGACAAGTGGCGGGTTTGCTTTTGAAAAACAACCTTAGAAATGCATATAGCTCCATGGATACTGCATACCAGCAGTATATATAGTCGGAATTACTGCCTTGCTTGGGATCACCAGATAGGGACATCAGACCTAGGTCTCCAGTAGCCACCATTATAAGTGTTGTACGTTGTTCAACTCGGAGGAGTTATGGGATGGCCGGAAGTACTGCAAGCTCTTGTAACTTGTTTGAACAGTAATGACGTAAATCACATGGAAGGTGCTATGGGTGCATTATCCAAGGTAAACACTATTTTCTAGAGAGTAAGCTGATTCCTTCTCTCTCTAGTGTGTGCAAATGTGACTGAAAGCTCCTTTTGCTGCAGGAATACAATTGTTATTCCTTTTGCTTTGTTGTGCTGTGTTATATTCTAGCTTCTAACTTGATTATTGTCTAGAACTGTGAGTGAAAATATGATACTACGTTTTGGTCAGGACCTTCCTCATAATATATATGTTATAATGCATCCTTTTTCTTTATTGGGTCAAAAAAGGTCTGAGTACTTGAAACAACAGAACTGATTTTAATTATCTATTTGGTCTATCTGACCAGAAGTGCTATCAACTGAAACAAGGTAAAAACTTTTAGCACAATTCTATCAACTTTCCGTCTTCTTATTTTCTTCTAAAATAGAGCTATTATCTTAAAGCAACCCATTTGCCAGAATATACTTCATAAACGATCCAGAATATACTTCATAAACTATCCTACTATTAATCCTACAGAGAGTTGTGTATTTATGGTATGCAAAGATAGCCTTTCTGATGGTcaatggagaaagaaaaaaaaaacttgcatatttaccaatgttttaaaaggttGAGGCATAACCCAGGGCGTTTTCGAGAGGGCCTAAACAAGAAGTAAGCCTCGAGGCATAAGGCATAAGCCTTGCATCATAATAAATTAAGTATATATTAAAGAAACATGTAATAAAACATATgtatataagaaaaaaaaaaccaactatttatgtcactatgccaaaaaagctatcagacgacagaagactGATTTTCTGTCATCTGATTTTTTTAGACGACAGATAAAttaaatatgttgtctgaatatatagAGAAACCatacttgtttcattttgaatatgtggttagATTTAGACAACAGTTAAATGTCATttgaaaagattgaaattttctATATTGAACCCTAGCAAAAATTTCAGAATTCCCTCCAACAAGTTTTAggcttttccctctcaaataccCAAACTGTATAGCTGACTACTCAATGAGGTGATATTCAAACAACACAATTAAGAAATTGTCTTGTCTGAATAAGgtgagtcattttttttttaaagttttttttttggcttaatTGAGAAAGGCTTCGCGTTTTTTCCACACTCACTCattgtctctctctttctctttcccaTCTCTGCTCACTcgctctccctttctctttctaTCCCACTTCTCTTTGTATCAATCTCTCTCATAATTTCCTTCCTCAAAACTCCGCAACCTCCTCAGATTCTCTCCGAATCCCTAGCCTTCATCTAGAacattgtagtcaagtacaacGGCGCCGCCATAAAGGAGGACACCGTCCAGGCCACGAACAACTTCATCTATACAGCGCCTccgcctcttcctcttcccgCTCAATCCTCCGTTCAGATCCAGTCCCAGAAGGCTTCTCTCCCAAAGACAATGGTTTTTTAATTTGGGCGTTTAGGGTTCTTCTAGTTTTGGGATTTGACTGGTTTCATTTTActcatgatttttatttttgcagAATTGGTTAGCAGTGATGGATTTGCTCCTCTTCGAACCACTTTCAGAACTCAACAAGGCCTCCTTCTTTAACAATGACCTCCTAATTTTGGATGCCTCCGCGATTCCTAAGGCAATATGAAAGCAATTTGCAATACTAATTTGATTCTTTTCTCTCAGTTTGTAATTAGAAAATGGGATCTTCAATTTTCTTTAAGTATGTTTTGGGTAAAACTAGAAATAAACATTGAAAATGATAAGCTTGTGTGTGTTTCTGCTATTTGATTCAGAGCTAGCTGTAGATCTAGACCTTTGTATAATAGAAGAATAGAAATGCCATTAATTAGTTTGTTagtttttcttgttgattaaagcaacaacaacaTTTGTTTATGAACCTAGCTATAATGATTTGATTGAAACAAATCATCATATTACGTATTGAGCATTAGAGAATTGCATGTTCAAACACCATGTAACATGTGCATATGTTTCTCAAAGTTTGTGGGCCTGTGAGTAATTAGGTTATTTGAATCTGGCTTTGAGTAATTACATGTTTAGAATTGGTTGGAAGTTTTCAGAGGGAGAAATATGGTTTTTGATTTGATATATGTGTTTTTGTTGGTGGCAGGTTCATCTACTCTTTTATGGGAGTGGGGGCTTGACTCCATGGCCTTACTTTCATAGGTTGTATCGCCACAAGTTTTAAACTTTAGTTAAAGTTTTTAAATGAATTATATCATGCAAGTTGGATTGTATAAACTTAAATTTTGTTCAAAAGTTTCAATGTTGGATTCTATATCCTACActttccttaactctttgaTATCTTTAGCATGGTCTACTCATAATGGTACTAACTGTAGTGGAAGCAACTCTGGTAGTGTTCATAGAGATAGATTGCCATTGGGACAAAGTGTTGCTTGGTTAACAATATTGAATATTGTTTCAGTAATATCTACAAGGGTTTTCACCCTGCTTGTTTACCCAATAAAGTTAACATGTTTTATCATGCCTACATGGGATCTTCCACTTGACTTAACCGGTGATCTTGAGGGTCTTTGATCTGTCATTGAAGAGAATAATGAAATCTGTAAGTGATGCAGGTTGGGATAGCTGTTGTTGGAATACAGGTATGTTGTTGCTCTCTCTAGTGCATCGTATTAACATCAGTAGCCCTCTTTCATTCACAAAAGCTATAACCCAAGTATTCAGTTTCAGGATctgctttatttttttaattttttttccagaaaacaTGACTGCCTTTTAGCATATGAGAGCATTCATGTTtatgattattttgttgttgtttcttATATACATCTTTCTTGCAATGTCAGGCTTTATCTCTACTACTAGTAATAATTCTATGGGCATGCTATGTACTCATAAAGCTGACTATGGTGTTGAAGATGAGTATGATACTAGGGGTAGAACATGGGAACCACTGCTAAATCAACAGATCGACAAGCCAAGCATCTGGATCAACAAGGGTGATGGCAGAGTGACTCACACTGACATTTGGAGCTCACGAATTGGAGataatgtatttcttttatgtAATATCCTTAATCCACAATCTTGTACTTTGATCCCTCAAATTTCAAAAGGATACCAAAAATGGAAGCtaagtgtaattttcaaaagtTAATGGAAGTTTCCAAACAATAATTC
Coding sequences:
- the LOC112174339 gene encoding aspartate--tRNA ligase 2, cytoplasmic, encoding MSHPESQPATELSHEPENEEPALLSKKAAKKKAAKLEKLRRRQEREAATAAARADQYSAAPEDQLAANYGDVSLIQLQSMKMVDVNLRTEVGALTEALKDQKVRIRGRAQTIRPTGEKLAFIVVREKGFTVQCVVTVQPEIVSCQMVKYASKLSRESIIDIEGIVSKPDMAIAGASQQVDVQVRKLYCISRAAVLPIEIENAARSEKPNEDGQNTRLNNRVLDLRTAANLGIFRIQSQVGTIFRQFLLSEGFVEIHTPKLIAGSSEGGASVFKLDYVKGQPACLAQSPQLHKQMSICADFGRVFEVGSVFRAENSDTHRHLCEFTGLDIEMEIEWSYCEVMDIVNSLFVNMFDYLNKNCEKELEAVRRQYPFEPLKYLPETLRLTFAEGVQMLKDAGVEVDPMGDLDTKKERKLGQIVLEKYGTEFYILHRYPLAVRPFYTMPCDDNPEYSNSFDVFIRGEEIISGAQRIHVPELLVERASARGIEVETISTYIDSFRYGAPPHGGFGVGLERVVMLFCGLNNIHKTSLFPRDPDRLAP